From a single Athene noctua chromosome 2, bAthNoc1.hap1.1, whole genome shotgun sequence genomic region:
- the GCM2 gene encoding chorion-specific transcription factor GCMb: protein MKLTWDINDPKLPQEPKHFDAFQEWPDGYVRFIYSSEEKNAQRHLSGWAMRNTNNHNCQILKKSCLGVVVCARSCALPGGGQLQLRPAICDKARQKQQKKTCPNCNSALELIPCRGHSGYPVTNFWRLDGKAIFFQAKGVHDHPRPESKLEAEARRSAIKKQMSTSHHLQKRRPLNSEAGRYHDSSGYANNLQNLPYMDGPERVGIITDTNFSIPTQSYPSLQNTDLYKASYDSASFQEDQLFPYPKCSNPRIYVPRPCSYEFGVPTFISSSPYPTFYKDLTSPAIDTDTLGLNGSHYNAVTTPDKSFDNPGRHYGLKPAWGKTGSGDRSDYGQIQTSANHPYYGGDYPCRYGPSPSPIAPPLQTVITTTTKVSYQAYKPSTLKYSDNFCDMKNLQSYTHMAENVSGAIYSGMKIQEDFGMIKSALLYQHDPIPTKSEPAESVESYRYGPPLGNSYAEHEGQTLRFESAEY, encoded by the exons ATGAAGCTCACCTGGGACATCAATGACCCCAAGCTGCCGCAG GAGCCCAAGCACTTCGATGCCTTCCAGGAATGGCCTGACGGCTACGTACGGTTCATCTACTCCAGCGAGGAGAAGAACGCGCAGAGACACCTCAGCGGCTGGGCCATGCGCAACACCAACAACCACAACTGCCAGATCCTCAAGAAGTCCtgcctgggggtggtggtgtgtgccAGGAGCTGCGCTCTGCCTGGTGGAGGCCAGCTGCAGCTTCGCCCCGCCATATGCGACAAGGCTCGGCAGAAGCAACAAA AGAAAACCTGCCCAAACTGTAACTCAGCCCTTGAATTGATTCCTTGCCGAGGTCACAGTGGCTATCCAGTCACTAACTTCTGGAGGCTTGATGGCAAAGCAATATTTTTCCAG GCTAAAGGAGTCCATGACCACCCCAGGCCAGAGAGCAAATTGGAGGCAGAGGCAAGACGAAGTGCAATTAAGAAGCAAATGTCCACTTCTCACCATTTGCAGAAAAGGAGACCTCTAAACTCAGAG GCAGGAAGGTACCACGACAGCAGTGGTTATGCCAACAACCTACAGAATCTGCCCTACATGGATGGCCCAGAAAGGGTCGGTATCATCACAGACACCAATTTTTCAATTCCAACTCAGTCTTACCCTTCACTACAAAACACTGATCTCTACAAAGCATCTTATGACTCAGCCAGTTTCCAAGAAGACCAGCTATTTCCATACCCAAAGTGCTCCAATCCGAGGATCTACGTGCCCAGACCATGCAGCTATGAGTTTGGAGTTCCTACCTTTATAAGCTCCAGCCCTTACCCAACGTTTTACAAAGATCTGACAAGTCCTGCCATCGACACTGACACGCTTGGTTTGAATGGATCTCACTACAATGCTGTTACCACCCCTGATAAGAGCTTTGATAACCCTGGCAGACATTACGGACTGAAACCAGCTTGGGGAAAAACTGGCAGTGGAGACCGGAGTGACTACGGACAGATACAAACAAGTGCTAACCACCCTTACTATGGTGGGGACTACCCCTGCAGGTATggtcccagcccctctcccatAGCCCCGCCATTGCAAACTGTCATTACAACCACCACCAAGGTGTCCTACCAGGCCTACAAGCCATCCACACTGAAATATAGCGACAACTTCTGTGATATGAAAAATCTTCAGAGCTATACCCACATGGCAGAAAATGTCTCGGGCGCTATTTATTCAGGGATGAAAATTCAGGAAGACTTTGGGATGATAAAGTCAGCGTTGCTCTATCAGCATGACCCAATCCCCACAAAGTCAGAACCAGCTGAGAGTGTGGAGTCGTATCGGTATGGGCCACCACTGGGTAACAGCTATGCTGAGCATGAAGGCCAGACCTTAAGGTTTGAGAGTGCTGAATATTGA